A part of Acidimicrobiales bacterium genomic DNA contains:
- a CDS encoding YebC/PmpR family DNA-binding transcriptional regulator — protein MSGHSKWATIKHKKGAADKARGKLFAKLIRQVEVAAREGGGDLDANPTLRTMFNKARSASVPVDTIERAIKRGTGELEGVRYEAVAYEGYAPSGVAVIVECLSDNRNRTGAEVRNIFSRNGGSLAEPGAVAWQFQRKGVLSVGKAASEDDIVLAALDAGLEDIVDEGDGWRVTCDPSALNAVRDALDAAGISAESADLSLLPTTVVSLDAPEDARKVLRLIDALDDHDDVQGVYANFDIPDSILQTVEA, from the coding sequence ATGTCCGGCCACTCGAAGTGGGCGACGATCAAGCACAAGAAGGGCGCGGCCGACAAGGCTCGCGGCAAGCTCTTCGCCAAGCTCATCCGCCAGGTCGAGGTGGCGGCCCGCGAGGGCGGCGGCGACCTCGACGCCAACCCCACCCTGCGCACGATGTTCAACAAGGCCCGGTCCGCCTCCGTGCCGGTCGACACCATCGAGCGGGCGATCAAGCGGGGGACCGGCGAGCTCGAAGGGGTGCGCTACGAGGCGGTCGCCTACGAGGGCTACGCGCCGAGCGGGGTGGCGGTGATCGTGGAGTGCCTGTCGGACAACCGGAACCGCACCGGTGCCGAGGTGCGCAACATCTTCAGCCGCAACGGCGGCTCGCTGGCCGAGCCCGGGGCCGTGGCCTGGCAGTTCCAGCGCAAGGGGGTGCTGTCGGTGGGCAAGGCGGCCTCCGAGGACGACATCGTGCTGGCCGCCCTCGACGCCGGCCTCGAGGACATCGTCGACGAGGGCGACGGCTGGCGGGTCACGTGCGACCCGTCGGCCCTCAACGCGGTGCGCGACGCCCTCGACGCCGCGGGCATCTCGGCCGAGTCGGCCGACCTCAGCCTGCTCCCCACCACGGTGGTGTCGCTCGACGCCCCGGAGGACGCCCGCAAGGTGCTCCGCCTGATCGACGCCCTCGACGACCACGACGACGTGCAGGGGGTCTACGCCAACTTCGACATCCCCGACAGCATCCTGCAGACGGTGGAGGCCTGA
- the pdxT gene encoding pyridoxal 5'-phosphate synthase glutaminase subunit PdxT: MLGRRCPQVKVGVLALQGDSEAHARVLADLGADPVEVRVPGDLDGVEGVVLPGGESTTLSFLLDSSGLFEPLAEKLEQGMPAFGTCAGMILLARQVLDGRPDQHGFGVVDVAVRRNGYGRQVDSFELALPVDGVPGGPFPAVFIRAPVVERAGPEVEVLARVDGRPVLCRQGRVLVGAFHPELSGDARIHELFLGGW; the protein is encoded by the coding sequence GTGCTCGGCAGGCGGTGCCCCCAAGTGAAGGTGGGCGTGCTGGCCCTGCAGGGCGACTCGGAGGCCCACGCCCGGGTCCTCGCTGATCTCGGCGCCGACCCGGTCGAGGTCCGGGTCCCGGGCGACCTCGACGGGGTGGAGGGGGTCGTGCTGCCCGGCGGCGAGTCGACGACGCTGTCGTTCCTGCTCGACTCGTCCGGGCTGTTCGAGCCGCTGGCCGAGAAGCTCGAACAGGGCATGCCTGCGTTCGGCACCTGCGCGGGCATGATCCTGCTGGCCCGCCAGGTGCTCGACGGCCGGCCCGACCAGCACGGCTTCGGGGTCGTCGACGTGGCCGTGCGCCGCAACGGGTACGGCCGCCAGGTCGACTCGTTCGAGCTGGCCCTCCCCGTCGACGGGGTCCCGGGCGGGCCCTTCCCGGCGGTGTTCATCCGCGCGCCCGTGGTCGAGCGGGCCGGACCCGAGGTGGAGGTGCTGGCCCGGGTCGACGGGCGCCCGGTGCTCTGCCGGCAGGGTCGGGTGCTCGTCGGGGCCTTCCACCCCGAGCTCTCCGGCGACGCGCGCATCCACGAGCTCTTCCTTGGAGGTTGGTAG
- the pdxS gene encoding pyridoxal 5'-phosphate synthase lyase subunit PdxS, translated as MAAERSPEVPTPAIGTFRVKRGLAEMLKGGVIMDVVDPEQARIAEDAGAVAVMALERVPADIRRDGGVARMSDPEMIEGIKAAVTVPVMAKARIGHFVEAQVLEALGVDFVDESEVLTPADEAHHIDKWVFTVPFVCGATNLGEALRRISEGACLIRSKGEAGTGNIVEAVRHLRSILGDIRKITQADGPELFDWAKRLQAPLPLVQELAETGRLPVPLFCAGGVATPADAALVMQLGAESVFVGSGIFKSENPAVRAKAVVEATTHFRDAHILAKVSRGLGGAMPGLEIAGLDTRLAERGW; from the coding sequence ATGGCCGCCGAGCGCTCGCCCGAGGTTCCCACGCCCGCCATCGGCACGTTCCGCGTCAAGCGGGGCCTGGCCGAGATGCTGAAGGGCGGCGTGATCATGGACGTCGTCGACCCCGAGCAGGCCCGGATCGCCGAGGACGCCGGCGCCGTCGCGGTGATGGCCCTCGAGCGGGTGCCGGCCGACATCCGCCGCGACGGCGGCGTCGCCCGGATGAGCGATCCGGAGATGATCGAGGGCATCAAGGCCGCGGTCACCGTCCCGGTGATGGCCAAGGCGCGGATCGGGCACTTCGTCGAGGCCCAGGTCCTCGAGGCGCTCGGCGTCGACTTCGTCGACGAGAGCGAGGTGCTCACGCCGGCCGACGAGGCCCACCACATCGACAAGTGGGTGTTCACCGTGCCGTTCGTGTGCGGGGCCACCAACCTGGGCGAGGCCCTGCGGCGGATCTCCGAGGGTGCGTGCCTGATCCGCTCGAAGGGCGAGGCCGGCACCGGGAACATCGTCGAGGCCGTGCGCCACCTCCGCTCGATCCTGGGCGACATCCGCAAGATCACCCAGGCCGACGGGCCCGAGCTGTTCGACTGGGCCAAGCGGCTCCAGGCGCCGCTCCCGCTCGTCCAGGAGCTGGCCGAGACGGGCCGGCTCCCGGTGCCGTTGTTCTGCGCCGGCGGCGTGGCCACCCCGGCCGACGCCGCCCTGGTCATGCAGCTCGGCGCCGAGTCGGTGTTCGTGGGCTCCGGGATCTTCAAGAGCGAGAACCCCGCGGTGCGGGCCAAGGCGGTCGTCGAGGCCACCACCCACTTCCGCGACGCCCACATCCTGGCCAAGGTGAGCCGCGGCCTCGGCGGGGCCATGCCCGGCCTCGAGATCGCCGGGCTCGACACCCGGTTGGCCGAGCGGGGCTGGTGA
- a CDS encoding DUF3048 domain-containing protein translates to MSRRSRPAVLLAALVALAALALAACSGGDDDDAAPTTTARATTTTERTTTTTAPPVGQLTGLPLDDPLIGFRPALVVKIDNHPDAVPQSGLAQADLVFEEIVEGITRFAAVFHSTGSDPVGPIRSARTTDVQLLPQLGRPLLAWSGGNPGVTGAVAGSPLVDVGVNAFPDLYFRDRSRRAPHNLYSSTSELWAVAPPEATPPPPLFQYRGDGEALPAGAEPVTGVDIEFTGGQRVAYGWDDQRGRWLRFQQGEPHLDVDGQQLAPENVVIQFVDYGASPADPRSPEARTVGEGEAWVLTDGHLIRGRWVRPSPEQVTQLLDAAGQPIRLTPGRTWVALPEPGDATVVPPLAPADPAGGSQGAGS, encoded by the coding sequence GTGTCACGCCGATCCCGCCCTGCCGTGCTGCTCGCCGCGCTCGTCGCGCTGGCGGCGCTGGCCCTGGCCGCCTGCTCCGGTGGTGACGACGACGACGCTGCGCCCACCACCACCGCCCGCGCGACCACGACCACCGAGCGGACCACCACGACCACCGCCCCCCCGGTCGGTCAGCTCACGGGACTGCCGCTCGACGACCCGCTGATCGGCTTCCGGCCGGCACTGGTCGTGAAGATCGACAACCATCCGGACGCCGTGCCCCAGAGCGGGCTGGCCCAGGCCGACCTGGTGTTTGAGGAGATCGTCGAGGGGATCACCCGCTTCGCGGCGGTGTTCCACTCGACCGGCTCCGACCCCGTGGGTCCGATCCGCTCGGCGCGCACCACCGACGTCCAGCTGCTCCCCCAGCTGGGGCGGCCGCTGCTCGCCTGGTCCGGCGGCAACCCGGGGGTCACGGGCGCGGTGGCCGGGTCGCCCCTCGTCGACGTGGGGGTGAACGCCTTCCCCGACCTCTACTTCCGCGACCGCAGCCGCCGGGCGCCGCACAACCTCTACAGCAGCACCAGCGAGCTGTGGGCGGTGGCCCCGCCGGAGGCCACGCCGCCGCCGCCGCTCTTCCAGTACCGGGGTGACGGCGAGGCGCTGCCGGCGGGCGCCGAGCCGGTCACCGGGGTGGACATCGAGTTCACCGGCGGCCAGCGCGTCGCGTACGGCTGGGACGACCAGCGAGGTCGCTGGCTGCGGTTCCAGCAGGGCGAGCCCCACCTCGATGTCGACGGCCAGCAGCTGGCACCCGAGAACGTGGTGATCCAGTTCGTCGACTACGGGGCCAGCCCCGCCGATCCCCGCTCGCCCGAGGCCCGCACGGTGGGTGAGGGCGAGGCGTGGGTGCTCACCGACGGCCACCTGATCCGGGGCCGGTGGGTCCGCCCGTCGCCGGAGCAGGTGACCCAGCTGCTCGACGCGGCCGGCCAGCCGATCCGCCTCACGCCCGGCCGGACCTGGGTGGCGCTGCCCGAGCCCGGCGACGCCACGGTCGTGCCGCCCCTGGCGCCCGCGGATCCCGCTGGGGGCAGCCAGGGAGCCGGGTCCTAG
- a CDS encoding M48 family metallopeptidase, whose translation MYEQISSNKRRSVLLIAGFVVLVVLVGLALNWVFRYGYVGLIVALVFASGMAVLSYWKSDAIALSMSRAKPADPVQYARLHNLVEGLCIAGGLPKPRLYVIDDPAPNAFATGRNPKHAAIAVTTGLLEKMNRVELEGVLAHELSHVKNYDILVSTIAVVLVGAIVLVADFGVRFLWFGGGRRSGDRGEGPVGAILFLIGIALLALAPIIAKVMQFAVSRRREALADVSGVAMTRYPPGLIAALEKLRDDQTVVHSASRATAHLWIESPLARTKDEGRLSWLNRLFETHPPIEERIAALREL comes from the coding sequence CTGTACGAGCAGATCTCGTCCAACAAGCGCCGCTCGGTGCTGCTGATCGCCGGGTTCGTGGTGTTGGTGGTGCTGGTCGGGCTGGCCCTCAACTGGGTGTTCCGCTACGGCTACGTGGGGCTCATCGTCGCCCTGGTGTTCGCGAGCGGCATGGCCGTGCTGTCGTACTGGAAGTCCGACGCCATCGCCTTGTCGATGAGCCGGGCCAAGCCGGCCGACCCGGTGCAGTACGCGCGCCTGCACAACCTCGTCGAGGGCCTGTGCATCGCGGGCGGCCTCCCCAAGCCGCGCCTGTACGTCATCGACGATCCGGCCCCGAACGCCTTCGCCACCGGGCGCAACCCCAAGCACGCCGCCATCGCCGTCACCACCGGGCTGCTCGAGAAGATGAACCGGGTGGAGCTCGAGGGCGTGCTCGCCCACGAGCTGAGCCACGTGAAGAACTACGACATCCTGGTCTCCACGATCGCCGTGGTCCTGGTGGGTGCCATCGTGCTGGTGGCCGACTTCGGGGTGCGGTTCCTGTGGTTCGGCGGCGGGCGCCGCTCCGGTGATCGGGGCGAAGGGCCGGTGGGGGCCATCCTGTTCCTGATCGGCATCGCCCTGCTGGCGCTGGCGCCGATCATCGCCAAGGTGATGCAGTTCGCCGTGAGTCGCCGACGGGAGGCGCTCGCCGACGTGAGCGGGGTCGCCATGACCCGGTACCCGCCCGGGCTCATCGCGGCCCTCGAGAAGCTGCGCGACGACCAGACGGTGGTGCACTCGGCGTCACGGGCCACCGCGCACCTGTGGATCGAGTCGCCGCTGGCCCGCACCAAGGACGAGGGGCGCCTGTCCTGGCTGAACCGCCTGTTCGAGACCCATCCCCCCATCGAGGAGCGCATCGCGGCCCTGCGCGAGCTGTAG
- a CDS encoding LemA family protein, with amino-acid sequence MWVLIVILVLLVLILLYLVALYNGLVKLRNRIDNAWAQIDVQLKRRYDLIPNLVETVKGYASHEKETLERVITARQQGISATTVHDQAQAENVITGALRQLFALSEAYPDLKANQSFLELQEELSGTEGRIAYARQFYNDTVYKYNTKIQSFPAVVIAGMMRFTSREYFEADDESRGNVKVDFSS; translated from the coding sequence ATGTGGGTCCTGATCGTCATCCTCGTCCTGCTCGTCCTGATCCTGCTGTACCTGGTCGCGCTCTACAACGGCCTGGTCAAGCTCCGGAACCGCATCGACAACGCCTGGGCCCAGATCGACGTGCAGCTCAAGCGGCGCTACGACCTGATCCCGAACCTGGTCGAGACGGTGAAGGGCTACGCCAGCCACGAGAAGGAGACCCTCGAGCGGGTGATCACCGCCCGCCAGCAGGGGATCAGCGCCACGACGGTGCACGACCAGGCCCAGGCCGAGAACGTCATCACCGGGGCCCTGCGCCAGCTGTTCGCCCTGTCGGAGGCCTATCCGGACCTTAAGGCGAACCAGAGCTTCCTCGAGCTGCAGGAGGAGCTGTCGGGCACCGAGGGGCGCATCGCCTACGCCCGGCAGTTCTACAACGACACCGTCTACAAGTACAACACGAAGATCCAGAGCTTCCCCGCCGTCGTCATCGCCGGGATGATGCGCTTCACGTCGCGCGAGTACTTCGAGGCCGACGACGAGTCGCGCGGCAACGTGAAGGTGGACTTCTCCTCCTGA